In the Armatimonas rosea genome, one interval contains:
- a CDS encoding DUF1549 and DUF1553 domain-containing protein: MHRGFLALALGAIPLTLALAAPQSPGQVSSEAFERSVRPVLAEKCLSCHGATQQLGGVRLDQTLSKDQAQKLVAAIGYTGAIKMPPAGKLPESERLALTSWAQSGAVAPPAPKLGGARAGAWPYSPVKISLAPPVAGARTDLDAFLLARLQKQGLGFAPKADKRTLIRRLSFDLTGLPPTPERVEAFIKDTRPDAYEKLADELLASSAYGERWGRHWLDVARYADSADARGLGSEGDISEAWRYRDWVIGALNADMPYTEFIKKQLAGDVLDGDPVPTGFLAIGNWGNGDADKDKILTDIADDQVDTTSKAFLGLTVGCARCHDHKFDPISTRDYYAMAGVFFSSHILPKLTPKGAGEVMLRIPLETPAQKAAREKLAVVEKQLTDERTAARKAVAQAWAREAAQGKIPTGSERRWQEFLALDGPPTLRTTMQRVGDIAGIEGVKGDKPAVSATVNTTNQAQRILTFTLPPRSVNLHPSPNAGVAAVWKAERTGTVAVEATLADADPACGDGFAWELRQDEKVLASGKVANGGTAPPLKREVSVKAGETLLLCVLPGGEYSCDTTTLTWKVGTDELTKDALTHAGQGSFGPWRFVDLGPVQRSPEASAVVAAWKSGDHAKALTLAATLPLEQSPFLPDSDSQLSAATQTQLAALERERTALQAQIPAVPQIANGIAEGGVPGTPHEGVHDVKVHKRGRYDNLGELVPRGAPVVLGGGPFKPTTGSGRRELAEWIASDKNPMTARVIANRLWQGHFGRGIVATPSNFGKLGEKATHPELLDYLARELVQSGWSLKALHKRIVTSDAYQQSSVPSARALAKDPDNKLLSRAPRRRLEAEALRDALLSASGKLDRTPGGLAYRDIATPRRTVYAMTIRSDRTGFGPLFDSADPTNSAEKRTVSTVAPQALYLLNSPFALEQAQALAARLKAHPGTDSERIVYAYKLLYSRPPSPKELALGQSFLAKLTPDGWEAYAQALLCANEFCYVD, encoded by the coding sequence ATGCACCGTGGCTTTCTGGCTCTGGCTCTTGGGGCGATTCCCCTCACTCTGGCGCTCGCGGCTCCGCAGTCGCCGGGGCAAGTGTCGTCGGAGGCGTTTGAGCGCTCCGTCCGGCCCGTCTTGGCGGAGAAGTGCCTCTCGTGCCACGGCGCGACCCAGCAGCTTGGGGGCGTCCGCCTGGACCAGACTCTCTCCAAAGACCAAGCACAGAAGCTGGTCGCGGCGATTGGCTACACGGGCGCGATCAAGATGCCCCCCGCTGGCAAGCTCCCCGAGAGCGAGCGCCTTGCCCTCACAAGCTGGGCGCAGAGCGGGGCCGTTGCCCCCCCCGCCCCCAAGCTTGGGGGAGCCCGCGCGGGAGCATGGCCTTACTCGCCTGTCAAGATTAGCCTTGCGCCGCCGGTTGCGGGAGCGCGGACCGATCTCGATGCGTTTCTGCTAGCGCGGCTCCAAAAACAGGGGCTGGGGTTTGCGCCCAAGGCCGATAAACGAACCCTGATCCGACGTCTGAGCTTCGATCTCACCGGCCTGCCGCCGACGCCCGAGCGGGTCGAGGCCTTTATCAAGGACACGCGCCCCGATGCCTATGAAAAGCTCGCCGACGAGCTCCTGGCATCTTCGGCCTACGGTGAGCGTTGGGGGCGGCACTGGCTGGATGTGGCACGCTACGCCGACTCCGCCGATGCGCGCGGGCTGGGCAGTGAGGGCGATATCAGCGAGGCGTGGCGCTACCGCGACTGGGTGATCGGGGCGCTCAACGCGGATATGCCCTACACCGAGTTCATTAAGAAGCAGCTCGCGGGCGATGTCCTCGACGGCGATCCCGTCCCGACCGGATTTCTGGCGATCGGCAACTGGGGCAACGGCGATGCGGACAAAGACAAGATCCTGACGGATATCGCCGATGATCAGGTGGACACGACCAGCAAGGCATTTCTAGGACTAACCGTCGGCTGCGCGCGCTGCCACGACCACAAGTTCGACCCGATCTCCACACGCGACTACTACGCGATGGCGGGGGTTTTCTTCTCCAGCCATATCCTCCCCAAGCTCACGCCCAAGGGCGCGGGCGAGGTGATGCTGCGCATCCCCCTCGAAACCCCAGCGCAGAAGGCGGCACGCGAAAAACTCGCTGTCGTGGAGAAGCAGCTCACCGACGAGCGCACGGCGGCGCGCAAGGCCGTGGCGCAGGCGTGGGCCAGAGAAGCAGCGCAGGGAAAAATCCCCACCGGCTCCGAGCGGCGCTGGCAGGAGTTTCTGGCGCTCGACGGCCCTCCTACACTACGCACGACGATGCAGCGGGTGGGCGATATCGCGGGAATTGAGGGCGTCAAGGGCGACAAGCCTGCGGTCAGTGCGACGGTGAATACGACAAACCAAGCGCAGCGCATTCTGACCTTCACCCTGCCGCCGCGCTCGGTAAATCTCCATCCCAGCCCCAACGCAGGAGTCGCGGCGGTCTGGAAGGCGGAGCGGACAGGGACAGTTGCGGTCGAGGCCACACTCGCGGATGCTGACCCCGCGTGCGGCGATGGCTTTGCCTGGGAGCTACGGCAGGACGAAAAAGTGCTGGCGAGCGGCAAGGTGGCTAATGGTGGAACGGCGCCGCCCCTCAAGCGCGAAGTGAGTGTCAAGGCAGGCGAGACGCTCCTCCTCTGTGTCCTCCCCGGCGGCGAGTACTCCTGTGACACGACCACCCTCACCTGGAAAGTGGGCACCGACGAGCTGACAAAAGACGCGCTCACCCATGCCGGCCAAGGGAGCTTTGGGCCGTGGCGCTTTGTCGATCTTGGCCCCGTCCAGCGCTCCCCGGAGGCAAGTGCAGTGGTCGCTGCCTGGAAGTCCGGAGATCATGCCAAGGCGCTCACCCTCGCCGCCACGCTACCACTGGAGCAGAGCCCGTTTCTCCCCGACAGCGACAGCCAGCTCTCTGCAGCAACGCAAACCCAGCTTGCCGCGCTGGAGCGGGAGCGCACTGCGCTCCAAGCCCAGATCCCCGCTGTCCCCCAAATTGCCAATGGGATCGCGGAGGGCGGTGTCCCCGGGACGCCGCACGAGGGTGTCCACGATGTGAAGGTCCACAAGCGCGGCCGCTACGACAACCTCGGTGAGCTTGTTCCCCGCGGTGCGCCCGTGGTGCTGGGCGGTGGCCCCTTCAAGCCCACCACCGGTAGTGGCCGACGTGAGCTGGCGGAGTGGATCGCCAGCGACAAAAACCCCATGACCGCGCGGGTGATCGCCAACCGGCTCTGGCAGGGGCACTTTGGTCGCGGGATCGTGGCCACCCCCAGCAACTTCGGCAAGCTCGGCGAGAAAGCCACCCACCCCGAGCTCCTCGACTACCTGGCCCGTGAGCTGGTGCAGAGCGGCTGGAGCCTCAAGGCCCTCCACAAGCGCATCGTCACCAGCGATGCCTACCAGCAGTCGTCGGTTCCCTCGGCGCGCGCCCTCGCCAAGGACCCCGACAACAAGCTCCTCTCCCGTGCACCCCGCCGCCGCCTAGAGGCCGAGGCCCTCCGCGATGCCCTGCTCTCGGCATCGGGGAAGCTCGACCGCACGCCCGGCGGCCTCGCCTACCGCGATATCGCGACGCCACGCCGGACGGTCTACGCCATGACGATACGCTCGGATAGAACGGGCTTTGGGCCGCTCTTCGACAGCGCCGACCCAACCAATAGCGCGGAGAAACGCACGGTCTCGACAGTGGCCCCGCAAGCGCTCTACTTGCTCAACAGCCCCTTCGCGCTGGAGCAAGCGCAGGCCCTCGCCGCCCGCCTCAAGGCCCACCCGGGAACCGATTCTGAGCGGATCGTCTACGCCTACAAGCTACTCTACTCCCGCCCACCATCGCCCAAGGAGCTCGCCCTCGGCCAGAGCTTTCTGGCAAAGCTCACCCCCGACGGCTGGGAGGCCTATGCTCAAGCGCTCCTCTGCGCCAACGAGTTCTGCTATGTGGACTAA
- a CDS encoding phosphodiester glycosidase family protein, which produces MNLRELRHQGTSFVVATVDLAHDDLHLLWKDARGQRFGSLEGAEAWATAQKKKLLLATNAGIFAPGYVPLGLHVSEGKTLVKLNQWHGGGNFFLAPNGVFAVVGKRTGVWETGEFAQRQLKPRLATQSGPLLVQRGKLHPKFTKGSANRNIRSGVGVAQDGKVVFVLSQLPVNFYDFASLFRDMLHCPDALYLDGAISGMLCPGTTLSNTGSDNFAGILAVLK; this is translated from the coding sequence ATGAACCTACGCGAGCTCCGCCACCAAGGCACCTCATTTGTCGTGGCGACAGTCGATCTGGCCCACGACGACCTACACCTACTCTGGAAAGATGCCCGGGGCCAGCGTTTTGGCTCGCTGGAGGGAGCGGAGGCTTGGGCGACGGCGCAGAAGAAGAAGCTTCTGCTGGCAACCAATGCGGGGATCTTTGCGCCGGGCTATGTCCCGCTGGGGCTGCATGTCTCGGAGGGCAAGACCTTGGTCAAGCTCAACCAGTGGCACGGCGGGGGGAACTTCTTTCTCGCTCCCAACGGGGTCTTTGCGGTGGTGGGCAAGCGCACCGGGGTCTGGGAGACGGGGGAGTTTGCACAGCGCCAGCTAAAACCGCGCCTTGCGACTCAGTCCGGGCCGCTCTTGGTGCAGCGTGGGAAGCTCCACCCCAAGTTCACCAAGGGCTCAGCCAATCGAAATATCCGTAGCGGGGTGGGAGTCGCACAGGACGGCAAGGTGGTCTTTGTGCTCTCCCAGCTGCCCGTCAACTTCTACGACTTCGCCAGCCTCTTCCGCGACATGCTCCACTGCCCCGATGCGCTCTACCTAGACGGCGCGATCTCGGGGATGCTCTGCCCAGGAACCACTCTCTCCAACACGGGCAGCGATAACTTCGCGGGAATCCTCGCGGTTTTAAAATAA
- a CDS encoding DUF6985 domain-containing protein: MTVPVLGDLTRDSRFPEWLESEAIEVPVLGTGKRRFVLENYEKDKAQEEFQEAIANFLKLSPVALKAAEEPIFRYYQDVAEDYDDEDFEEAGIPPLTEASEVWEHIQLAEVIHVSRRPYGDKKIYLSLSCGCDWEEEHGLMIVFKQGLFVNKVGGYDGHLTNSDAYGSSRFEDVVYREL; this comes from the coding sequence ATGACAGTTCCAGTCTTAGGGGACCTCACCAGAGATTCGCGGTTTCCCGAGTGGCTTGAGAGTGAAGCGATAGAGGTACCTGTGCTGGGGACAGGGAAGCGGCGCTTTGTGTTAGAAAACTACGAGAAGGATAAAGCGCAAGAAGAGTTTCAGGAGGCCATCGCCAACTTCCTCAAGCTCTCGCCCGTGGCACTCAAGGCCGCGGAGGAGCCGATCTTTCGGTACTACCAGGACGTTGCCGAAGACTACGACGATGAAGACTTTGAAGAGGCAGGCATTCCCCCACTAACAGAGGCAAGCGAGGTCTGGGAGCATATCCAACTCGCGGAAGTGATCCATGTAAGTCGGCGACCCTATGGGGACAAGAAAATCTACCTCTCGCTCTCCTGTGGCTGCGACTGGGAAGAGGAACATGGGCTGATGATCGTCTTCAAGCAGGGGCTTTTTGTCAATAAAGTGGGAGGCTACGATGGTCATCTCACCAACTCCGATGCCTATGGTTCCTCGCGCTTTGAAGATGTCGTCTATCGGGAGCTCTAG
- a CDS encoding helix-turn-helix domain-containing protein, protein MTSLTENWQAIEWPICLSEPPVLAQMSAGLHGHQSTDRFQLPTLWSLHFYRYRATLELAGQTFPIRPGFVGITPPNQPVLYHYEGPSPHLYAHFRLPSGSQPATGTIPLMQDLGTRFPLLYAQFEEVALAPHLPRWRREARLWELLCQLTERPAPQTSLTGHPAVSATIERIEQRLGEPLSIAQLAREAGVSYSYLGRLFQQQVGTSAIGYLRKRRIERAEHLLRESTLPIKSVAIAVGIPDLHLFNKTIRTALGASPRALRMSLEEDKRVE, encoded by the coding sequence GTGACCTCCCTCACCGAGAACTGGCAGGCTATCGAGTGGCCGATCTGTCTGTCCGAGCCCCCAGTGCTGGCACAGATGTCGGCGGGGCTCCATGGGCACCAGAGCACGGATCGTTTTCAGCTCCCGACTCTCTGGTCGCTGCACTTCTACCGCTACCGCGCCACGCTGGAGCTCGCGGGGCAGACCTTTCCCATCCGACCGGGCTTTGTCGGGATCACCCCGCCCAACCAGCCCGTTCTCTACCACTACGAGGGGCCGTCGCCGCACCTCTACGCCCACTTCCGGCTACCGTCGGGGAGCCAGCCCGCCACGGGCACCATTCCCTTGATGCAGGACCTGGGCACGCGCTTTCCGCTGCTCTACGCCCAGTTCGAGGAAGTGGCGCTGGCGCCCCACCTGCCGCGCTGGCGTCGTGAGGCCCGCCTCTGGGAGCTCCTCTGCCAGCTCACCGAGCGCCCCGCCCCCCAGACCAGCCTGACCGGCCACCCCGCGGTCTCGGCGACTATCGAGCGCATCGAGCAGCGCCTCGGGGAGCCGCTCAGTATCGCCCAGCTCGCCCGTGAGGCCGGGGTGTCTTACAGCTACCTGGGGCGATTATTTCAGCAACAAGTAGGAACAAGCGCGATTGGCTATCTGAGAAAGCGCCGCATCGAGCGCGCCGAGCACCTGCTCCGAGAGTCCACGCTCCCGATCAAGTCCGTCGCGATCGCTGTCGGCATTCCTGACCTGCACCTCTTCAATAAGACCATCCGCACCGCCCTCGGCGCCTCGCCGCGTGCTTTGCGCATGTCATTAGAGGAAGATAAACGGGTGGAATGA
- a CDS encoding phytanoyl-CoA dioxygenase family protein, with amino-acid sequence MTVSKEHLLTTVQVANFAADGLLVFPELIPDEINQEAMREIDEKLIPTGYEKSGQELSNIWKDSKGFGALFRLPQVEGIIRSLVGPSPLYDHHAFHKVGPRHEEGQIWHADNIIDPRQHFDIQLFYFPHDTPREMGGTMFLPGSHLRRIHETDIGRYQNFRGQVPIVCKAGTIAVGHHGIWHCAQPNHTEQMRYMFKLRINPTVRQRQLWNTDDLNDPQVPGILMRNHKWYGNDDRLEYAQRIKFWRFLIDDDKWDAHYWLTRVENKPERPAPFFT; translated from the coding sequence ATGACAGTTAGTAAAGAGCATCTGCTCACAACAGTGCAGGTGGCCAACTTCGCCGCCGATGGCCTGCTGGTCTTCCCAGAGCTCATCCCCGACGAGATCAACCAAGAGGCGATGCGGGAGATCGACGAGAAGCTGATCCCCACGGGCTACGAAAAATCTGGCCAGGAGCTCTCCAATATCTGGAAGGACTCCAAGGGCTTTGGGGCGCTCTTCCGCCTGCCGCAGGTAGAGGGGATCATCCGCAGCCTGGTGGGGCCCTCGCCGCTCTACGACCACCATGCGTTCCATAAAGTGGGGCCGCGCCACGAAGAGGGGCAGATCTGGCACGCAGACAATATCATCGACCCGCGCCAGCACTTCGATATCCAGCTCTTCTACTTCCCCCACGACACGCCGCGGGAGATGGGCGGGACGATGTTCCTGCCGGGGAGCCACCTGCGCCGCATCCACGAGACCGATATCGGGCGCTACCAGAACTTCCGGGGCCAGGTGCCGATTGTGTGCAAGGCGGGGACGATCGCGGTGGGGCACCATGGGATCTGGCACTGCGCCCAGCCCAACCACACCGAGCAGATGCGCTACATGTTCAAGCTCCGCATCAACCCGACCGTCCGGCAGCGCCAGCTCTGGAACACCGACGATCTCAACGATCCGCAGGTGCCGGGGATCCTGATGCGCAACCACAAGTGGTACGGCAACGACGACCGCTTGGAGTACGCGCAGCGCATCAAGTTCTGGCGGTTCTTGATCGACGACGACAAGTGGGACGCGCACTACTGGCTCACGCGTGTTGAGAACAAGCCCGAGCGCCCCGCGCCGTTCTTCACCTGA
- a CDS encoding DUF2201 family putative metallopeptidase: protein MAKRESEKQAQTRLQQSRWNLGYAKTDLERSPLVGVAKLLKIEESESVEVAGLDHSAATIYVNVHHAVNGRHALSRDEWLWVLAHMALHFALNHAPKCSSPPSDGGWGAGSRDPMLWSVACDVTVDRLLRAMELGRTYRGNGWLPGDSESEEALYDELLLRREQGIKAEYTTLAGKSRPDLLGLTKALTYRHDAEARLADGIRKAVLEAVESTAEHLTDAEDSLSKFPALAAARRWVFQNLPLLGAVAQELKIIARADLCDRMDISVAAVNGFLGELYWNPAVPLSHDEMVFVYAHELLHVALLHHTRAQGRDPHLWNLACDFCINAWLIEMGVGKMPLIGALYDPRLKDMGAEEVYDLLLTWSPKERKKLRGLRGALGDVLLDTGGRRLYRGDATTLDDIYKRALQAGMACQTGRGLIPAGLMEEIQSLFTPPVPWDVELAHWLDRHVPRLDDYRRSFARASRRQASTPEIPRAARYLPQEVLAACTFGVILDTSGSMDRQLLGRSLGAIASFAEARGVPAVRLVLCDAAPYDKGFVEPSELRGLIAIQGRGGTVLQPGINYLVSRPDFPTTAPVMILTDGWCEEQLQCPREHCFVVPRGRESDFPLRNTTGPIFRVLKEDPWSD, encoded by the coding sequence GTGGCCAAGCGCGAGTCAGAGAAGCAGGCGCAGACACGGCTCCAGCAGAGCCGCTGGAACCTGGGCTACGCCAAGACCGACCTAGAGAGGAGCCCGCTGGTCGGGGTGGCGAAGCTCCTCAAGATCGAGGAGAGCGAGAGTGTCGAGGTGGCGGGGCTGGACCATAGCGCGGCGACGATCTATGTCAATGTCCACCATGCGGTCAACGGACGGCACGCGCTCTCCCGCGACGAGTGGCTCTGGGTGCTGGCCCACATGGCTCTCCACTTCGCGCTGAACCACGCCCCCAAGTGCAGCTCCCCCCCGTCGGACGGGGGCTGGGGGGCCGGCTCGCGCGACCCCATGCTCTGGAGTGTCGCCTGTGATGTGACTGTGGATCGCCTGCTCCGCGCGATGGAGCTGGGCCGGACGTACCGAGGCAATGGCTGGCTCCCCGGCGATAGCGAGAGTGAAGAGGCGCTCTACGATGAGCTTCTGCTCCGCCGTGAGCAGGGAATCAAGGCTGAGTACACCACGCTGGCGGGCAAGAGCCGCCCCGATCTGCTGGGGCTGACCAAGGCCCTGACCTACCGCCACGATGCCGAGGCGCGGCTGGCCGACGGGATTCGCAAGGCCGTTCTGGAGGCGGTCGAGAGCACGGCGGAGCACCTCACCGATGCCGAGGATAGCCTCAGCAAGTTCCCCGCGCTCGCCGCGGCCCGCCGCTGGGTCTTTCAGAACCTCCCGCTGCTGGGCGCGGTGGCACAAGAGCTCAAGATCATCGCCCGCGCCGACCTGTGCGACCGCATGGATATCTCCGTGGCGGCGGTCAACGGCTTCCTGGGAGAGCTCTACTGGAACCCCGCTGTCCCGCTCAGCCACGACGAGATGGTCTTTGTCTACGCCCACGAGCTGCTCCATGTCGCGCTCCTCCACCACACCCGGGCGCAGGGCCGCGACCCACACCTCTGGAACCTTGCCTGCGATTTCTGTATCAACGCGTGGCTGATCGAGATGGGAGTGGGAAAGATGCCGCTGATCGGGGCGCTCTACGATCCCCGGCTGAAGGACATGGGGGCGGAGGAGGTCTACGACCTGCTCCTGACCTGGAGCCCGAAGGAGCGCAAAAAACTCCGTGGCCTACGCGGCGCGCTCGGGGATGTCTTGCTGGATACGGGCGGGCGGCGGCTCTACCGGGGCGATGCGACCACCCTCGACGATATCTACAAGCGGGCGCTTCAGGCCGGGATGGCGTGTCAGACAGGGCGCGGCCTGATTCCCGCCGGGCTGATGGAGGAGATTCAGTCGCTCTTCACGCCGCCCGTTCCCTGGGATGTCGAGCTGGCGCACTGGCTGGACCGCCATGTCCCGCGCCTCGACGACTACCGGCGCTCGTTCGCCCGCGCGAGCCGCCGGCAAGCCTCCACACCGGAGATCCCCCGTGCAGCACGCTACCTGCCGCAGGAAGTCTTGGCCGCCTGTACCTTCGGGGTGATCCTGGATACCTCGGGCTCGATGGACCGTCAGCTCCTCGGACGCTCGCTCGGGGCGATCGCCAGCTTCGCAGAGGCGCGCGGTGTCCCCGCGGTCCGCTTGGTGCTCTGCGATGCCGCGCCCTACGACAAGGGGTTTGTCGAGCCGTCGGAGCTACGCGGCCTGATTGCAATCCAGGGGCGCGGCGGGACAGTTCTCCAGCCGGGAATCAACTATCTTGTCTCCCGGCCGGACTTTCCCACCACCGCCCCGGTCATGATCCTCACCGACGGCTGGTGCGAGGAGCAGCTCCAGTGCCCCCGCGAGCACTGCTTTGTCGTCCCACGGGGCCGTGAGAGCGACTTTCCGCTCCGCAACACCACCGGCCCGATCTTCCGGGTTCTTAAAGAAGACCCTTGGAGCGACTAA
- a CDS encoding AAA family ATPase produces MLTVTPSELTKLLLNVAPIRPVFIWGAPGIGKSALVEAFAHAVGLECVSLLGSQLAPEDLIGVPRIEDGKSVFCPPRLIARDTPYLLFVDELNACSFEVQKAFYSLINDRRLGEYTLPKDSVVVGAGNRAQDSAIVKPMSSALMNRMLHVELRPSVREWLDWAYTVGIHEWVIRYVETRPDHLFSAPPKTEETFTTPRSWHILSDALLAYGREIQPQEIDLLAAGCLTPSHARSFAAFLKQLSGSLHIDKILKGEQPLPRDPKERDVLFFIVQSIRAQLAKELPPQKDDCKPQHRHLASQAKRILVELCEINVELASVMVVEETGENARNLPSWLLVDLIRDLPRLAGVVKVK; encoded by the coding sequence GTGCTTACCGTAACCCCGTCGGAGCTGACCAAGCTCCTGCTCAATGTGGCCCCGATCCGCCCGGTCTTTATCTGGGGAGCCCCCGGAATCGGGAAGTCGGCGCTGGTCGAGGCCTTCGCCCACGCGGTCGGGCTGGAGTGCGTCTCCCTCCTAGGCTCGCAGCTCGCGCCCGAGGACCTGATCGGGGTGCCGCGGATCGAGGACGGGAAGAGTGTCTTCTGTCCACCTCGGCTGATCGCCCGTGACACGCCCTATCTCCTCTTTGTCGATGAGCTCAATGCCTGCTCGTTCGAGGTTCAGAAAGCCTTCTACTCGCTCATCAACGACCGACGGCTGGGCGAGTATACCCTCCCCAAAGACTCGGTGGTGGTGGGAGCGGGCAACCGGGCGCAGGACTCGGCGATTGTGAAACCCATGTCGTCGGCGCTGATGAACCGCATGCTCCATGTCGAGCTGCGCCCCAGTGTCCGCGAGTGGCTGGACTGGGCCTACACGGTCGGGATCCACGAGTGGGTGATCCGCTATGTGGAGACCCGCCCCGATCATCTCTTCTCCGCGCCGCCCAAGACCGAGGAGACCTTCACCACCCCGCGCTCCTGGCACATCCTCTCAGATGCCCTGCTCGCCTATGGCCGCGAGATTCAGCCCCAGGAGATCGACCTGCTCGCCGCCGGGTGCCTCACCCCGAGCCACGCCCGCTCGTTCGCGGCGTTTTTGAAGCAGCTCTCGGGGAGCCTGCACATCGACAAGATCCTCAAGGGTGAGCAGCCGCTCCCACGCGACCCGAAGGAGCGCGACGTGCTGTTCTTTATTGTCCAGAGCATCCGCGCCCAGCTCGCCAAGGAGCTCCCGCCCCAGAAGGACGACTGCAAACCCCAGCACCGCCACCTCGCCAGCCAGGCCAAGCGCATTCTGGTCGAGCTCTGTGAAATCAATGTCGAGCTGGCGTCCGTGATGGTGGTCGAGGAGACGGGCGAGAACGCACGAAACCTACCGAGCTGGCTCCTGGTCGATCTCATCCGCGATCTCCCCCGCCTCGCCGGTGTCGTGAAGGTCAAGTAA
- a CDS encoding threonine synthase: MKSLLTHLECSKTGEHYDADVPQNLSRVGAPLLARYDLSRGPRSPRELAHKPGLWRYSALLPVRSPEFVRDLGEGGTPLFPADRLGEALGMPHLLIKEESVNPTGSFKARGMAVAVARAAELGIKSLAVGSAGNAGSALGAYAAALGLEAHIAMPKDTPASIVAECRSFGVDLALIDGLITDANAHVQKGIKELGWFDMATLREPYRLEGKKTMGYELFEQLDGHLPDVIVYPTGGGTGLIGMWKAFDEMEQLGWIGSQRPRMVSVQAAGCAPIVRAFEEGTEHAAPWENAHTSASGLRVPRAIADFLILDAVRKSGGCALAVTEEEMFAAWRQFCALTGLFCAPEGAATLAALQKLREQQLVGRDERVVLFNTGSGLKYLEAWAQASGT; the protein is encoded by the coding sequence ATGAAGAGTCTCCTAACTCATTTAGAGTGCAGCAAAACTGGCGAGCACTACGATGCCGATGTGCCCCAGAACCTGAGCCGTGTCGGGGCGCCGCTGCTGGCACGCTACGATCTATCGCGCGGGCCGCGCTCGCCGCGGGAGCTGGCGCACAAGCCGGGGCTGTGGCGCTACTCTGCGCTCCTGCCGGTGCGGAGCCCGGAGTTTGTGCGCGATCTGGGCGAGGGCGGGACCCCGCTCTTTCCCGCCGACCGGCTCGGAGAAGCGCTGGGAATGCCGCACCTGCTCATCAAAGAAGAATCGGTGAACCCAACCGGCTCGTTCAAGGCGCGCGGGATGGCGGTGGCGGTGGCGCGCGCGGCGGAGCTGGGCATAAAATCCCTGGCGGTGGGGTCCGCAGGCAACGCGGGGAGCGCACTGGGTGCCTACGCCGCCGCGCTGGGGCTGGAGGCGCATATCGCCATGCCCAAGGACACACCCGCCAGCATTGTCGCGGAGTGCCGCAGCTTTGGCGTCGACTTGGCGCTGATTGATGGTCTGATTACCGATGCTAATGCCCATGTCCAAAAAGGCATCAAGGAGCTGGGCTGGTTCGACATGGCGACCCTGCGCGAGCCGTACCGCCTGGAAGGCAAGAAGACCATGGGCTACGAGCTCTTCGAACAGCTAGATGGCCACCTGCCCGACGTGATTGTCTACCCGACCGGCGGCGGGACGGGGCTGATCGGGATGTGGAAAGCCTTCGACGAGATGGAGCAGCTCGGCTGGATCGGGAGTCAGCGTCCGCGCATGGTCTCGGTGCAGGCGGCGGGCTGTGCCCCGATCGTACGGGCCTTTGAGGAAGGGACGGAGCACGCCGCGCCGTGGGAGAACGCCCACACCAGCGCGAGTGGCCTGCGGGTCCCCCGTGCGATCGCCGATTTTCTCATTCTGGATGCCGTCCGAAAGTCCGGCGGCTGTGCGCTCGCGGTCACCGAGGAGGAGATGTTTGCGGCGTGGCGGCAGTTCTGCGCGCTCACTGGCCTCTTCTGCGCCCCGGAAGGTGCCGCCACGCTCGCCGCGCTCCAGAAGCTCCGCGAACAGCAGCTGGTGGGCCGCGACGAGCGCGTGGTGCTCTTTAACACGGGTAGCGGCCTCAAGTACCTGGAAGCCTGGGCACAGGCCAGCGGCACTTAG